In one window of Allorhodopirellula heiligendammensis DNA:
- the rpsL gene encoding 30S ribosomal protein S12, with product MPTINQLVRKNRKLKKSQSKSPVLEKCPQKQGVCLQVRTMTPKKPNSALRKITRVRLSNGKEVTVYIPGEGHNLQEHSIVLVRGGRVRDLPGVRYQVVRGSRDALGVDGRKQSRSRYGAKK from the coding sequence ATGCCCACAATCAACCAGCTCGTCCGCAAGAATCGCAAGCTCAAGAAGAGCCAGAGTAAGTCGCCGGTTCTCGAGAAATGCCCTCAAAAGCAGGGCGTTTGCCTGCAAGTTCGGACGATGACTCCGAAAAAACCGAACTCGGCACTGCGAAAAATCACGCGGGTGCGGTTGAGCAACGGCAAAGAAGTCACCGTGTACATCCCTGGCGAAGGTCACAACCTGCAGGAGCACTCGATCGTGCTCGTTCGCGGCGGTCGTGTTCGCGATTTGCCGGGTGTGCGTTATCAGGTCGTTCGCGGATCGCGTGACGCCCTGGGCGTTGATGGCCGCAAGCAATCTCGCAGTCGTTATGGTGCGAAAAAATAA
- a CDS encoding DUF1559 domain-containing protein has product MKFHSARRGFTLVELLVVIAIIGVLVGLLLPAVQAAREAARRMSCSNNLKQLGLAVHNYHSAYDQLPMQAGGTYLENVDKGTCDVAPGHNARRLSFLVGMLPFIEQQALWQQISNPHQGWAAMGCAGWQGAYDPWATQLQAFKCPSDPAVSSWGLGTTNYGANALGDSPSYGQAGYHEFNGGQWKFIQAATGSCRGFFVPRHASKFRDILDGLSNTAMLGEMINGLQDRDKRSLPSLGKGWGGAAGARGTSHACSDDVDPTRPLFWRTTGVTLDTTASRSRGARWAYSLPLFTSVSYSTGPNREMCFGADWENSGQCPPSSHHQGGAHIVMGDGAVKFITDSVDCGNSNSPAIMPTDASALPAGSASPYGLFGSIGTRASNEVLESEI; this is encoded by the coding sequence ATGAAATTCCATTCTGCTCGGCGTGGTTTCACGCTTGTCGAGCTGCTCGTCGTCATCGCTATCATTGGCGTGTTGGTTGGTTTACTGTTGCCCGCCGTTCAAGCTGCCCGCGAAGCAGCACGGCGAATGAGCTGCAGCAATAATCTGAAACAGCTGGGTCTTGCCGTTCACAATTACCATTCGGCGTACGACCAATTGCCGATGCAGGCAGGCGGTACCTATCTAGAGAACGTTGACAAGGGAACCTGCGACGTCGCACCGGGACACAATGCACGTCGCCTGAGCTTTCTGGTCGGCATGCTTCCCTTCATCGAGCAGCAGGCCTTATGGCAACAGATCAGCAACCCTCACCAGGGCTGGGCTGCGATGGGCTGTGCGGGCTGGCAGGGTGCCTACGATCCTTGGGCAACGCAGTTGCAAGCATTCAAGTGCCCCAGCGACCCGGCCGTGTCGAGCTGGGGATTGGGAACCACGAACTATGGAGCCAATGCGCTGGGCGATTCACCGAGCTACGGTCAAGCTGGATATCACGAATTCAACGGTGGGCAATGGAAATTCATCCAAGCTGCCACGGGAAGCTGCCGCGGCTTCTTCGTACCGCGACACGCCAGCAAATTCCGGGACATCCTCGACGGCTTGAGCAACACGGCGATGCTGGGCGAAATGATCAATGGATTGCAAGACCGCGACAAACGATCGCTCCCCAGCCTAGGCAAGGGCTGGGGCGGAGCGGCCGGAGCACGCGGTACCTCGCACGCTTGCAGCGACGACGTCGACCCCACCCGTCCGCTGTTCTGGCGGACGACTGGTGTCACGCTCGACACGACCGCGTCCCGCAGCCGCGGCGCCCGCTGGGCGTATTCGTTGCCGCTTTTCACGAGCGTGAGCTATTCAACGGGCCCGAACCGAGAAATGTGTTTCGGTGCCGACTGGGAAAACTCGGGCCAGTGCCCACCGAGCAGCCACCACCAAGGCGGCGCCCATATCGTGATGGGCGACGGCGCTGTTAAATTCATTACCGATTCAGTCGATTGCGGTAACAGCAATTCGCCCGCAATCATGCCGACGGACGCTTCCGCGCTACCAGCTGGTTCGGCCAGCCCTTATGGCTTATTCGGGAGCATCGGCACGCGAGCTTCCAACGAAGTCCTCGAAAGCGAGATTTGA
- the rph gene encoding ribonuclease PH, protein MTAAASESIKSRPHDALRDVRVECGYLESNPASVLYRSGKTIVLCTASVETTVPPWMAGRGKGWVTAEYNMLPGSTSPRKSRDRGGKVDGRTTEIQRLIGRSLRAVVDLEALGERSITVDCDVLQADGGTRTASITGGFIALSLAVTRLAATPLLDPPIVVADVLPRSVAAISVGVIGSDVVLDLDYQLDSAADVDMNVVMTGDGRFIEIQGTGEEATFDDDQLARMLALAKKGIRELTQKQVHAIGVQ, encoded by the coding sequence ATGACTGCAGCCGCATCCGAATCCATCAAGTCCCGCCCTCACGATGCCCTCCGTGATGTGCGGGTTGAGTGTGGCTATCTGGAGTCGAATCCCGCCAGCGTGCTGTATCGCAGCGGCAAGACGATCGTGCTGTGCACGGCATCGGTGGAGACCACCGTGCCGCCGTGGATGGCCGGTCGTGGCAAGGGCTGGGTAACGGCCGAGTACAACATGCTGCCAGGCAGTACGAGTCCGCGCAAGAGTCGCGATCGCGGCGGCAAAGTGGACGGCCGAACCACTGAAATTCAAAGACTGATCGGACGCAGTCTCCGTGCGGTCGTGGATCTCGAGGCGCTCGGCGAACGATCGATTACGGTGGACTGCGACGTCTTGCAAGCCGATGGCGGCACCCGCACCGCATCCATCACAGGCGGGTTCATTGCCTTGTCGCTCGCCGTCACCAGGCTGGCGGCAACGCCACTGCTCGATCCGCCGATCGTTGTCGCTGATGTCCTGCCACGTAGCGTTGCAGCCATTAGTGTGGGAGTGATCGGAAGCGACGTCGTTTTGGACCTCGACTATCAACTTGACTCTGCCGCCGATGTCGACATGAATGTTGTGATGACGGGGGACGGTCGGTTCATCGAAATCCAAGGCACTGGGGAAGAGGCCACCTTTGACGACGATCAGCTCGCCCGCATGCTGGCGTTGGCAAAAAAAGGCATCCGCGAATTGACTCAAAAACAAGTGCATGCAATCGGGGTACAATGA
- the fusA gene encoding elongation factor G, protein MAADISKLRNIGIIAHIDAGKTTVTERMLYLSGQKHRVGRVDHGTTDTDDDPEEQERGITIFSACVKYKWGDYNVNLLDTPGHVDFTAEVERCLRVLDGAVVVFSAREGVEAQSETVWRQADRYEVPRIVFINKMDREGASFDDVFGDIGPRLGGRPVAVEIPVGQGPTHVADPFRGVIDLIDMKLLQFDPETEGKTVTEVELPDELRDDATIWREQLMEVVYELSEEAMALAMEEKEVPREVVIAALRKGCIERAIQPVFCGSALHGIGVQPLMTGVGNFLPSPLDRPPVEGITPGKEDSSQTRKPDVKEPFCGLVFKILPAKTGDNYWIRVYSGKLEQNSRVYCPNRDKKENVAQIWQIHATKKERDGQSDTVGAGDICCVIGPRFAITGDTVCDAKAPIQLPTIQFAETVLSMAIEPESTADRKKLEETLDMLRRQDPTFRAVENEELGQTIISGMGELHLEVIQHRLTRDFNLNVKFYKPRVNYRETIGGTADVTGQCNRIVGANAMFARLKTRVLPADDPAAPVVVFDRLPPDCGLPNAVRTAAIEEIRERANGGGVIAGFPLSGVRFEVYDAEMHEDGSDEVAFRIAAGDAFESGIEAAGPVLLEPVMRVEVTTPDDYMGEIVGDLQQRRAIIASTETRGAMTVIVAHAPLKEMFGYSSAVRSLSQGRAGGSMEPYGYQAAPKEDAESFQF, encoded by the coding sequence ATGGCCGCCGACATATCCAAGCTCCGCAATATTGGCATCATCGCTCATATTGACGCTGGCAAAACCACTGTCACCGAGCGGATGCTCTATCTCAGCGGCCAAAAGCACCGTGTCGGCCGCGTCGATCACGGCACCACGGACACCGATGATGATCCTGAAGAGCAGGAACGCGGGATCACAATTTTCAGTGCTTGCGTGAAGTACAAGTGGGGCGATTACAACGTCAATCTGCTCGATACGCCCGGCCACGTCGATTTCACGGCTGAGGTGGAGCGATGTCTCCGCGTGCTCGATGGCGCCGTCGTGGTGTTTTCTGCTCGAGAAGGTGTCGAAGCACAGAGCGAAACGGTTTGGCGACAGGCGGATCGGTACGAAGTGCCTCGCATTGTGTTCATCAATAAGATGGATCGAGAGGGGGCGAGCTTTGACGATGTCTTCGGCGACATCGGACCGCGCCTCGGCGGACGACCTGTGGCAGTGGAGATCCCCGTCGGCCAGGGACCGACCCACGTTGCCGATCCGTTTCGGGGGGTGATCGATCTGATCGATATGAAATTGTTGCAGTTTGATCCCGAAACCGAAGGCAAAACGGTGACGGAAGTCGAACTGCCCGATGAGCTTCGCGACGACGCAACCATTTGGCGGGAGCAGTTGATGGAAGTTGTCTACGAGCTCAGCGAAGAAGCGATGGCCTTGGCGATGGAAGAAAAGGAGGTGCCTCGTGAAGTCGTGATCGCAGCACTTCGTAAGGGATGCATCGAGCGGGCTATCCAGCCGGTGTTCTGTGGCTCGGCCCTGCACGGCATCGGCGTGCAGCCGCTCATGACCGGCGTCGGTAATTTCTTGCCCAGTCCACTTGATCGGCCGCCTGTCGAAGGGATCACACCGGGGAAGGAAGACAGTTCACAAACGCGTAAACCGGACGTTAAGGAACCATTCTGCGGCCTGGTATTCAAGATTCTGCCGGCCAAAACTGGGGATAATTATTGGATTCGCGTCTACAGCGGCAAACTCGAGCAGAACTCACGGGTGTACTGTCCTAATCGAGATAAAAAGGAAAACGTAGCGCAAATCTGGCAGATCCACGCGACTAAGAAGGAACGTGACGGCCAAAGCGACACCGTCGGCGCAGGCGACATCTGCTGTGTGATTGGGCCTCGATTCGCGATTACAGGCGACACGGTCTGCGACGCCAAGGCGCCCATCCAGCTGCCCACTATTCAGTTTGCTGAAACGGTACTGTCGATGGCGATCGAGCCGGAGAGCACGGCCGATCGGAAGAAGCTCGAAGAAACGCTCGACATGCTCCGCCGGCAAGATCCCACGTTCCGGGCTGTTGAGAACGAGGAACTCGGGCAAACCATCATCAGTGGGATGGGCGAGTTGCACCTCGAGGTGATCCAGCATCGACTGACACGAGATTTCAATCTCAACGTGAAGTTTTACAAGCCGCGGGTTAACTACCGCGAAACGATTGGTGGCACCGCCGATGTGACGGGCCAGTGCAACCGGATCGTTGGAGCCAATGCGATGTTTGCCCGCTTGAAAACCCGCGTTCTCCCCGCGGACGATCCTGCTGCACCCGTCGTTGTCTTTGACCGCTTGCCGCCCGATTGTGGATTGCCCAATGCCGTCCGAACGGCAGCGATCGAGGAGATTCGTGAGCGGGCGAACGGGGGCGGGGTCATCGCTGGGTTCCCGCTGTCGGGAGTTCGGTTCGAAGTCTACGACGCCGAGATGCACGAAGATGGCAGCGACGAAGTCGCTTTTCGAATCGCGGCGGGTGATGCGTTTGAATCCGGCATCGAGGCCGCCGGCCCGGTCTTGCTCGAACCGGTGATGCGGGTGGAGGTCACGACGCCGGACGACTATATGGGTGAAATTGTCGGTGACCTGCAGCAGCGACGCGCGATCATCGCGTCGACCGAAACACGCGGTGCGATGACGGTGATCGTCGCCCACGCGCCGCTCAAGGAAATGTTCGGGTATAGCAGTGCGGTCCGCAGCCTCAGCCAAGGACGGGCCGGCGGCAGCATGGAACCCTACGGGTATCAAGCGGCGCCAAAAGAAGACGCCGAGAGCTTTCAGTTCTAA
- a CDS encoding organic solvent tolerance protein OstA, protein MMGIWLVLALHALTSHGQDFAAEPPDTPPLAAHSNDQILRVRGGTVFRWERDQASLQPTSGAATATTIGAQTPVAMAQDCTVLRGDCVLEYQGKRFEAESILLVVDGYGDAINVRLLMDRVALGSGKATREPIVATLRLSAPPEIRAQQYRGKTDVPAQWWVKCGLTPSDRQQASDSPVIAPVQYSEPIPPGEPMQLVQPLPMPAPDPNTQTVPPSGLIWDESGVVSDPSLRTPLTLEDPVTSYSSPSLTDSIDLGPAMSLPEPPIMTDSGGTTGGWAYSIGGGSKSIELLSRGTSRPTDFQTIARAENNENIVVATGGVTVLVRDVMAQTPTGLRVPIGTVSLSADRIVAWTPPLGDILTGAASVSDAEGELYLEGDIVVRQGDQIVYANAMYYNAAREVGVILDAEVIATIPQTHGTARVKAEVMRQVARGHYVANNAAVTSSRLGVPRYWLQSKELSLTQRPIATVDPATGQVIPDTEPYVSSSGNFVYAGGFPVLYWPRFSTPLRKPTSYLNGASIKSDQIFGRQVMLQWDTFQLLGWDAPAGVESSLLTDYLSYRGPALGSHTTYSLPSLFGVSGPVVGSYDSYIIKDHGLDNLGNGRDNLVPETDVRGAAVLSHRHYLPNNWEFIAEVGYISDRNFLEQYFENRWDQRANRNTGMRLRKYAGSQLFDANFNVQVNDFFEETERLPEVNHYALGGSLLGDHLTWSMHNQVGYERLNPADPPTDPATAAVTATLPGEIASEGIVARSRQELAMPIQAGVFKFVPFAIGEAAQYGEDINGDSLTRLWGGGGLRVNLPLSRVDQTIQSSLLNVRGLAHKIDFSAEYFYADSNTNYDELPYYDPLDDHTQEQFRRSFIYTTFGGSLPTQFDPRSYALRQGIQRNVTSPSDTVVDDVSQLRLGMNHRFQTKRGLPGRERIVDLFRFDMQTILMPQADRDNFGETVGPTLFDAQYNLGDRVTLLGDGYIDFFDEGLRSLSGGVRTSRPGLGDLYVGLLSLEGPISSTVLQAKLDHRLNEKWIVSAGTVYDFGPTGSNTQTFGLTRIGESFLFQIGANIDEGRDNTSIGFSFEPRFLPSSRLGLLGGQMIPPPGVEGLE, encoded by the coding sequence ATGATGGGCATTTGGCTGGTGCTGGCGCTGCACGCGCTAACGAGCCATGGCCAAGATTTTGCTGCTGAGCCCCCCGATACCCCGCCTCTTGCCGCGCATAGTAACGATCAAATATTGCGGGTTCGCGGCGGCACCGTGTTTCGATGGGAGCGTGATCAAGCGTCGCTCCAACCCACATCCGGAGCCGCCACGGCGACAACCATTGGGGCCCAAACACCCGTCGCAATGGCTCAGGACTGCACCGTGCTGCGAGGCGACTGTGTGCTCGAGTATCAAGGCAAGCGATTCGAGGCGGAGTCGATTCTATTGGTCGTCGATGGCTATGGAGATGCCATTAACGTGCGGTTATTAATGGATCGGGTTGCGCTCGGTTCAGGGAAAGCGACGCGTGAGCCGATTGTGGCAACTCTTCGTTTGTCAGCACCGCCCGAAATCCGGGCCCAACAGTACCGCGGCAAAACCGATGTCCCAGCGCAGTGGTGGGTCAAGTGCGGTTTGACGCCGTCCGACCGTCAACAAGCAAGCGATTCTCCAGTCATCGCCCCTGTGCAGTACAGCGAACCGATTCCGCCGGGCGAGCCGATGCAATTGGTCCAGCCGTTGCCTATGCCGGCACCTGATCCAAACACGCAGACGGTGCCCCCGTCTGGATTGATCTGGGATGAGTCAGGAGTGGTCTCCGACCCGTCATTGCGCACACCTTTGACGCTCGAGGATCCGGTGACGAGTTACTCGTCCCCGTCGCTGACTGATTCGATCGATCTGGGGCCCGCGATGTCGCTGCCGGAGCCGCCAATCATGACTGATAGCGGTGGCACGACAGGCGGATGGGCCTATTCCATCGGTGGCGGCAGCAAGAGCATTGAGCTGCTCTCGCGCGGGACATCTCGACCAACTGATTTTCAAACGATCGCTCGCGCTGAGAACAACGAAAATATCGTGGTTGCCACAGGCGGAGTGACCGTTTTGGTGCGGGACGTCATGGCCCAAACGCCGACGGGACTGCGAGTGCCGATCGGAACGGTGTCATTGTCGGCTGATCGCATTGTCGCGTGGACGCCTCCACTCGGGGATATCCTCACCGGTGCCGCCAGTGTCTCAGACGCCGAAGGCGAGCTGTACCTTGAGGGCGACATTGTCGTTCGCCAGGGCGACCAGATTGTTTATGCCAATGCGATGTACTACAACGCGGCCCGGGAGGTAGGCGTGATCCTAGACGCCGAGGTAATCGCCACCATTCCGCAAACCCACGGTACCGCACGAGTCAAAGCCGAGGTAATGCGGCAAGTCGCTCGTGGTCACTATGTTGCCAATAATGCGGCCGTCACGAGCAGCCGGCTCGGCGTGCCTCGTTACTGGCTGCAGAGTAAAGAATTGTCGCTGACTCAGCGTCCGATTGCGACGGTAGACCCTGCCACAGGTCAGGTCATCCCAGACACTGAGCCGTATGTCTCAAGTAGCGGGAATTTCGTCTATGCCGGAGGATTTCCGGTGCTGTACTGGCCTCGTTTCTCCACGCCCCTGCGCAAACCAACATCCTATCTCAATGGCGCGAGCATCAAGAGCGACCAGATTTTTGGTCGACAGGTGATGCTCCAGTGGGACACGTTCCAACTCCTCGGTTGGGATGCTCCCGCAGGTGTCGAATCGAGCTTGTTGACGGACTACCTAAGCTATCGCGGACCGGCACTGGGGTCACACACGACCTATAGTCTGCCGAGTCTGTTTGGTGTCTCCGGGCCCGTCGTGGGTAGCTATGACAGCTACATCATCAAAGATCACGGCCTCGATAATCTTGGCAATGGTCGTGATAACTTGGTGCCCGAAACCGACGTGCGCGGGGCCGCCGTGCTGAGTCATCGGCACTACCTACCCAACAACTGGGAATTCATTGCTGAGGTGGGATACATCAGTGATCGCAATTTCCTGGAACAGTATTTTGAGAACCGTTGGGATCAACGGGCAAATCGAAACACCGGCATGCGTCTGCGGAAGTACGCGGGCTCGCAATTGTTTGATGCGAACTTCAATGTTCAAGTCAATGATTTCTTTGAAGAAACCGAACGGCTACCGGAAGTCAATCACTATGCTCTGGGTGGCTCACTATTGGGCGACCATTTAACGTGGTCGATGCATAATCAGGTTGGTTATGAACGGCTCAACCCTGCCGACCCGCCAACCGACCCTGCGACCGCGGCGGTCACGGCAACGTTGCCCGGCGAAATCGCCAGCGAAGGGATTGTAGCGCGATCGCGGCAGGAATTAGCGATGCCTATCCAGGCGGGCGTATTCAAGTTTGTACCGTTTGCGATCGGCGAAGCAGCACAGTACGGTGAAGATATCAATGGAGACAGTCTCACCCGGTTGTGGGGTGGGGGCGGTCTGCGCGTGAACCTGCCGCTCTCACGCGTCGACCAGACGATCCAGAGCAGTCTGCTCAACGTTCGCGGTCTCGCTCACAAGATTGATTTTTCGGCGGAATATTTTTATGCCGACAGCAACACCAACTATGATGAGCTGCCGTACTATGATCCGCTGGATGATCACACCCAAGAGCAGTTTCGCCGGTCGTTCATTTACACGACCTTTGGCGGTTCACTACCCACTCAGTTCGATCCACGCAGCTACGCGCTCCGGCAGGGTATTCAGCGCAACGTAACGAGTCCAAGTGATACGGTCGTGGACGATGTCAGCCAGTTACGACTGGGGATGAACCATCGCTTCCAAACCAAGCGTGGACTACCGGGACGTGAACGGATCGTAGATCTATTTCGTTTTGACATGCAAACGATCCTGATGCCTCAGGCCGACCGTGATAACTTTGGCGAGACTGTGGGCCCGACGCTGTTCGATGCCCAGTACAATTTGGGAGACCGCGTGACACTGCTAGGCGACGGGTATATCGATTTCTTTGATGAGGGATTGCGATCACTTAGCGGAGGTGTCCGCACGAGTCGGCCTGGACTCGGGGATCTGTATGTCGGTCTGTTGTCACTGGAAGGTCCAATCAGTAGCACGGTTCTGCAAGCGAAGCTGGACCATCGCTTGAACGAGAAATGGATCGTCTCGGCTGGCACCGTGTACGATTTCGGCCCCACCGGCAGTAACACGCAAACGTTTGGGCTGACTCGAATCGGCGAGTCGTTCCTGTTCCAAATCGGGGCGAATATTGATGAGGGTCGCGACAATACGAGTAT
- a CDS encoding 3-keto-disaccharide hydrolase, protein MSFSLSQNKRPTAVSALILSGSLLVCSMILPARATFGQDDQSAESPAAPADEKPDASAPESKDPAPEKPDADAKKTNAAPEQTDADPATEPAEPAAPAAEPAADPEWVAKGVWTLPPTEGEVAVDFSLIGEYVGDLKAGQSSQEDDASGDESDDESEGESEGGRRGVQIRNLGDGEFEARVYVGGLPGQDGYQPKKPMVLLGRRNGQTLVLSGGPWAMFVTPESCRIIDASGTSLATLERAHRESPTLGATPPQGATVLFDGSDTSAFSNGEMTEDGLLKQGADIREMLGDFDLHVEFRIPHMPNAIDQKRGNSGLYLQSRYECQVLDSFGDANVFNGLGALYRYKAPKMNMAFPPLTWQTYDVHFTAARFAADGTKVRNARVTSWVNGVMVQDDEELPGPTGAGKEESPTLLPTKIQNHNDPVRYRNIWVIDRGLTSGIEFPQLTKPAEKE, encoded by the coding sequence ATGAGTTTTTCCCTTTCCCAGAACAAACGCCCGACCGCCGTCTCGGCGTTGATTTTGAGCGGCAGTCTGCTCGTATGCTCCATGATCCTGCCTGCTCGTGCGACGTTCGGGCAGGATGATCAGTCCGCCGAGTCGCCGGCAGCCCCTGCCGACGAAAAGCCAGACGCCAGCGCCCCCGAGTCGAAGGACCCGGCGCCCGAAAAGCCTGATGCGGATGCTAAAAAAACTAACGCCGCGCCCGAGCAAACGGATGCGGACCCCGCCACTGAGCCCGCTGAGCCTGCCGCGCCCGCTGCTGAGCCCGCCGCCGACCCCGAATGGGTTGCCAAAGGTGTGTGGACGCTGCCGCCGACCGAAGGTGAAGTTGCCGTCGATTTCTCGCTGATCGGCGAGTACGTGGGGGATCTGAAAGCGGGGCAATCGTCCCAGGAGGATGATGCCTCCGGCGACGAATCCGACGACGAATCCGAGGGCGAATCCGAGGGCGGGCGCCGTGGCGTGCAGATTCGTAATCTCGGTGACGGCGAATTCGAGGCGCGGGTTTATGTCGGTGGATTACCCGGCCAGGATGGATATCAACCCAAGAAGCCGATGGTTCTGCTCGGCCGGCGCAACGGGCAGACACTCGTACTCTCGGGTGGACCGTGGGCCATGTTCGTAACGCCCGAGAGTTGTCGAATCATCGATGCTTCGGGAACCTCACTGGCGACCTTGGAGCGTGCCCACCGCGAGAGTCCAACTCTCGGAGCGACGCCGCCCCAAGGGGCAACGGTGCTGTTTGATGGCAGCGACACGTCCGCGTTTTCCAATGGTGAGATGACCGAGGACGGATTGCTCAAGCAGGGTGCCGACATCCGCGAGATGCTGGGCGACTTCGATTTGCATGTGGAGTTTCGGATCCCCCATATGCCCAACGCCATCGATCAGAAACGAGGCAACAGTGGCCTGTATCTGCAGAGCCGCTACGAGTGTCAGGTACTCGATTCGTTCGGTGACGCCAATGTATTCAACGGTCTCGGTGCGTTGTATCGATACAAGGCTCCGAAGATGAATATGGCGTTCCCACCGCTGACCTGGCAAACCTATGACGTGCACTTCACTGCCGCTCGCTTCGCTGCGGACGGCACCAAGGTGCGGAATGCTCGCGTCACCTCGTGGGTGAATGGCGTGATGGTACAGGACGACGAAGAACTACCAGGTCCAACAGGTGCAGGGAAAGAGGAATCTCCCACCTTGCTGCCCACGAAGATCCAAAATCATAACGATCCCGTTCGTTATCGTAACATTTGGGTGATCGACCGTGGGCTGACGAGCGGCATTGAATTCCCGCAGCTGACAAAGCCCGCAGAAAAAGAGTAG
- the dapA gene encoding 4-hydroxy-tetrahydrodipicolinate synthase — MRQRKGSQFAGLAVAIITPFRDNQLDVSRLREQIEFQIDAGTNCIVPAGTTGESPTLSHEEHERVIAETIACVAGRVKVMAGAGSNNTAEALRLSRRAAAEGADAVLQVAPYYNKPTQEGMYQHFRAIAEEVDIPVCVYNIPGRTSKNIEVETIQRLAELPGITMVKEATGSLDQCSAILGTTDLTVLSGDDSLTLPMMSVGAEGVISVAGNVVPSVMLEMVQAATAGDYTTAAELHHRLYAFCNTMLGLSTNPIPVKAAMQMLGRDTGELRLPMVALDDAERSILQETLLKFGIGSAVV, encoded by the coding sequence ATGCGTCAACGAAAAGGGAGTCAATTCGCTGGATTGGCCGTCGCCATTATTACCCCATTTCGCGACAATCAACTCGATGTGTCCCGTTTGCGAGAGCAAATTGAGTTTCAAATCGATGCCGGTACGAATTGCATCGTGCCTGCTGGCACGACGGGCGAATCACCCACGCTCTCGCACGAAGAACACGAACGGGTCATTGCCGAGACCATTGCATGCGTCGCGGGGCGGGTGAAGGTCATGGCGGGCGCTGGCAGCAACAATACCGCCGAAGCCCTGCGACTCTCCCGCCGTGCCGCTGCCGAGGGAGCCGACGCCGTCCTGCAGGTGGCACCGTATTACAACAAGCCGACTCAAGAGGGCATGTACCAGCACTTCCGCGCGATCGCGGAAGAGGTTGATATTCCCGTCTGCGTCTACAATATTCCTGGCCGTACCTCGAAAAACATCGAGGTCGAAACGATCCAACGACTCGCTGAGCTGCCAGGCATCACGATGGTCAAGGAAGCTACCGGATCGCTCGACCAATGCTCCGCCATTTTAGGTACGACCGATCTGACAGTGCTCTCCGGCGACGACTCCCTGACTCTCCCCATGATGAGTGTTGGTGCCGAAGGCGTGATCTCTGTCGCCGGCAATGTCGTGCCCAGCGTGATGCTGGAGATGGTCCAGGCCGCCACCGCGGGTGACTACACCACGGCCGCAGAACTCCATCATCGCCTCTATGCCTTCTGCAACACCATGCTTGGTCTCTCGACCAACCCGATTCCTGTCAAAGCCGCGATGCAGATGCTTGGCCGCGACACCGGGGAACTGCGTCTGCCCATGGTCGCACTCGATGATGCCGAACGCAGCATCCTACAGGAGACCCTGCTCAAATTTGGCATCGGCTCCGCCGTGGTGTGA
- the rpsG gene encoding 30S ribosomal protein S7 has translation MGRITSSRSQLKGDPRHQSLLASKFINCLMLDGKKTTAQRVFYDALEEIGKRHEGEETPFEVFEAALENIKPYIEVRSKRVGGASYQVPMQVNKARQQSLAIRWVLMAVRDKKGRPMHLKLADEFLAGFKKEGAAYTRRENTHRMADANKAFAHFAW, from the coding sequence ATGGGACGAATCACCTCCAGTCGCTCGCAGCTCAAAGGCGACCCACGGCACCAGTCGCTGTTGGCGAGCAAGTTCATCAATTGCCTCATGCTCGACGGCAAGAAGACCACGGCTCAACGAGTTTTCTACGATGCACTCGAGGAAATCGGCAAGCGGCACGAGGGCGAAGAAACGCCCTTCGAAGTCTTTGAAGCCGCGCTGGAAAATATCAAGCCGTACATCGAAGTTCGCAGCAAGCGAGTGGGTGGTGCGAGTTACCAGGTGCCGATGCAGGTCAACAAGGCTCGTCAGCAAAGCCTCGCCATTCGCTGGGTTCTGATGGCGGTGCGTGACAAAAAAGGACGCCCGATGCACTTGAAGCTTGCTGATGAGTTTTTGGCGGGCTTTAAGAAAGAGGGTGCCGCCTACACCCGTCGCGAAAATACGCACCGGATGGCCGACGCTAACAAGGCGTTCGCTCACTTCGCATGGTAG